The genomic segment AGTTTGATTACAGGCGGGGAAGAGGGCAATCCGAATCCCCGCTTTTCTTTGAGATACAAGATAGAAAATGATCGGAAAGAGTTATGAACATAAAGGGATGGAGGAGAAGTGGTATAGTTTCTGGGTTGAAAAGGGCTATTTCCATGCTGATTCAGAAAGTCCTTTGCCTCATTATTCCATAGTAATCCCGCCACCTAATGTGACAGGCGCCCTTCATATGGGGCATGCATTGAAT from the Nitrospirota bacterium genome contains:
- a CDS encoding class I tRNA ligase family protein, whose amino-acid sequence is MIGKSYEHKGMEEKWYSFWVEKGYFHADSESPLPHYSIVIPPPNVTGALHMGHALNVTLQDIIIRWKRMSGYNVLWLPGTDHAGIATQNVV